From the genome of Streptomyces ficellus:
CAAAACAGAAGGGCCGCGGATCCCGGGTGGGGTTCCGCGGCCCTGAAGGCGCCGGCCTGATCATGGATCAGGCTGGATCACTCCAGGGTTCGAGCCCACGGAAGGCCCACATCGAGTGGTGCTGCTGCGTCTGCGTCTTGGTTTCGGCACCGGTCGCCGCAAAGGCGTAGGCCTGAACGGCCTTGCCTGCTGCTACTCCTGCTTCCAGTGCCTTGGTCGGTCGCTCATTGCGCTCCCGGACGGGGAGAGCCGCCAGGAGGGTGGCAGGACGCACGGCGGCGAAGCCGGGCAGACCGGTGGCGATGAGCGAACGGGAGAGGCCGAGCGAGCAGGTGGAGACGACCGCGCGATCGGTCATTTTGGCGGTGGTGCTGGCGGAGCTGCTGTAGATGCTGATCACTGGAATCGCCTCCTCTCGGCGTCTCAAGGGGGGTCGGTCGGAACCGGTCCCGCACGTATTCGGATAAGTACAGCACGAAGCCAGGGCTTCGGAGAAGCCGCTGTTTCCGTGGTTAAGAACCTATGGGGCTTCCCGGGGCGGGCGCAAACTATTTTTTCGACGAGTTTGGATCAGTCCTCCCCGTCCCCCTCGCCAGGCTCTTGACCTGCGCAGATGGCGAGCACATCGGCGCCGAACCGGTCGAGCTTGCGGGCGCCGACGCCGGAGATGCGGGCCAGCTCGCCGTCGGTGGCGGGGACGGTCTCGGCGATCGCCATCAGGGTCTTGTCGGTGAAGACGCAGTACGGCGGCTGCCCGAGCCGTCCGGCCTGGTCCGCGCGCCACTCCCGGAGCCGCTCGTACAGCGCCTCGTCCATGTCGGAGGGGCAGTCCTCGCAGCGCATCAGTTTCATCTCGCCCGCGTCGGTGAGGGTCGCGCCGCACACCCGGCACCGCACCGGTCCGCGGCGCCCGCGCCGGGTGCCCGCCGCCGTGCCGCGGGCGTGCTCGACGCCGCCGCCACCGGCCGACGGGGGGCGGGCCCCCGGCGCGGTGGAGCCGGGGCGCAGTCCGCTGAGGAACCGGGACGGGCGGCGCGAGGCGCGGCCGCCCGGGGCGCGGGCGAGGGCCCAGGAGAGCGAGAGGTGGAGCCGGGCGCGGGTGACGCCCACGTAGAGCAGGCGGCGCTCCTCCTCGACCTGCTCGTCGGTCTTGGCGTACGTGATCGGCATCATGCCCTCGGTGAGGCCGACCAGGAAGACGGCGTCCCACTCCAGGCCCTTCGCCGAGTGCAGTGAGGCGAGGGTGACGCCCTGGACGGTGGGAGCGTGCTGGGCGGCGGCCCGTTCGTCGAGTTCCGCGACGAGGTCGCCGAGCGTGGCCCCGGGGCGGGCGCGGGCGAAGTCCTCGGCGAGCCGGACGAGTGCGGCGAGGGACTCCCAGCGGTCGCGGACCGCACCGGAGCCGGCGGGCGGTTCGCTGGTCCAGCCCTTGGTGGACAGCACGGCCCGCACTTGCGCGGGCAGGTCCTCGGCGTCGTCCAGCAGGGAGTCGTTGCCGCCCGCCCGGGCGGCGCCGCGCAGGGCCACTCCCGCTTCGCGTACCTCGGCGCGCTCGAAGAAGCGCTCGGCGCCGCGCAGCTGGTAGGGCACGCCGGCGTCGGCGAGGGCCTGCTCGTAGACCTCCGACTGGGCGTTGATCCGGTAGAGCACGGCGATGTCGCCGGCGGGGACGCCCGCGGCGATCAGGTCGCGGATGCGGCGGGCGGTGCCTTCCGCCTCGGCGGGCTCGTCGCCGTACTCGGCGTAGACGGGGTCGGGGCCGGGGGCGCGCTGGGAGACGAGTTCCAGCCGGTGTTCGGCGGCGCGGCCGCGGGCCTGGGCGAGCAGTCCGTTGGCCAGGTGGACGACCTGGGGGGTGGAGCGGTAGTCGCGGACGAGTTTGACCACGGTGGCGTTCGGGTGCCGGGTGCGGAAGTTCAGCAGGTGGTCGGGGGTGGCGCCGGTGAAGGAGTAGATCGTCTGGCTGGCGTCGCCGACGACGCACAGGTTGTCGCGGTCGCCGAGCCACAGGTCGAGCAGGCGCTGCTGGAGCGGTGAGACGTCCTGGTACTCGTCGACGACGAAGTGCTGGTACTGACCGCGGATGCGGTCGGCGATGTCGTGCCGGTCCTGGAGGATGCCGACGGTGAGCAGCAGGACGTCCTCGAAGTCGATGGCTCCGCGGTCGCGCTTGAGCTGCTCGTACATGGCATAGATCTGGCCGATCTCGGCGGGGTCGCGCGGGGCGTCGCGGAGGGCTTTGGCGACGGCGGCGGGGTAGTCGGCGGGGACGGTCTGGGTGACTTTGGCCCATTCGATCTCGCTGGTGACGTCGCGCAGCTCGTTGCGGTCGAGGCGGACGCGGCAGCGGGCTCCCGCCTCGGCGACGAGCTGGACCTTGCGCTCCAGCAGGCGCGGCAGCTCGCCGCCGACTGCTTTCGGCCAGAAGTACTGGAGCTGCCGGAGGGCTGCCGAGTGGAACGTGCGCGCCTGGACGCCGCCCGCTCCGAGCTGCCTGAGCCGGCCGCGCATCTCGCCCGCGGCGCGGTTGGTGAAGGTGACGGCCAGCACGCTGCTGGGCTGGAGTATGCCCGCGCGGACGCCGTACGCGATGCGGTGGGTGATCGCGCGGGTCTTGCCCGTGCCGGCGCCGGCCAGCACGCACACCGGGCCGTGCAGGGCGGTCGCCACCGCGCGCTGCTCGGGGTCCAGCCCGTCGAGCACCGCGTCGGCGTCCGCGGGCGGAGCCGGGAACTGGCTCGGTCCCGGGGCCTGCGGGAAGAGAGTGGAGTGCGTTGCTGATGTCACCCTGCCATGCTGCCAGGTCGCCGGAGACCGGCGGGACGGTTGTCCACAGGGCCGGCTTCGCGGTCGTACTAATGCGGGAATGGTGGCGGAGACCTGTACGTTCTGCTTCCTGGTGCCCCGAGGCACCCGACCCCCCGAAGCGAACCCGAGGAGCGCAGACGATGCAGGGCAGCCTGACGATGTACAGCACGACGTGGTGCGGCTACTGCCGGCGGCTGAAGAGCCAGATGGACCGCGAGGGCATCGCGTACACCGAGATCAACATCGAGCAGGACCCGGAGTCGGCCGCGTTCGTGGAGAAGGCCAACGGGGGCAACCAGACCGTCCCGACCGTGCTCTTCGCGGACGGGACGACCCTGACGAACCCCTCGCTGGCCCAGGTCAAGCAGAAGATCGGCGCCTGACCGCCGACCGGCGCCACGCCGGTCGCCCAGGGTCCCCGGTCTCACGCCAGGGTCCGCGGCGTTACGCCAGGGTCCCGGGCTTAGGGAGCGGCCGGCCGTACCAGAGCTCGATGAGACGGGCCGCGATCGAGATTCCGTAGGGGGGAAGGACCTCGCCGGACTCGAACGCGGCCCGCAGCTCTTCCCGGGAGAACCAGCGGGCCTCCTCGATCTCGTCCCCGTCGACGTTGATCTCCGAGGACGTGGCCCGGGCCATGAAGCCCAGCATGAGGCTGGACGGGAAGGGCCACGGCTGGCTGGCGACGTACTCCACCTCGCCGACCGTCACTCCGGCCTCTTCGAAGACCTCCCGTGCCACGGACTGCTCGATGGACTCGCCAGGCTCCACGAAGCCCGCGAGCGTCGAGAAGCGGCCCTCCGGCCAGTGGACCTGCCGGCCCAGCAGCGCCCGGTCCTCCTCGTCCGTCACCAGCATGATCACGGCGGGGTCGGTGCGCGGGTAGTGCTCCGCGCCGCACGCGGGGCAGCGGCGGATGTGGCCGGCCGCCGCGATCACCGTGCGCTCGCCGCAGCGCGAGCAGAAGCGGTGCAGCCGCTGCCAGTTCTCCAGCGCCACCGCGTGCACCATCAGGCCCGCGTCGCGCGGCGACAGCAGCAGGCCTGCCTCGCGCAGACCGGCCGGCCGCGCGGACTGGTCCATGCGCCCGGGCAGGGAGTCCTTCTGGAGGGCGAAGTAGCTGACGCCGTCGGTGTCCGTGCCCAGGAAGTAGCGGTGGGTCTCGGTGACGGGCGCCTCGAAGGCGGGGGTCATGACCAGTTCGGTGCGGCCGTCGGGGGTGTCGTCGATCAGGACCTGACCGCCGGACACGACGAAGACGCGGGTCGTCGGGTGGCTCCAGGCCGCGGCGAGCCAGGCCTCGTCGAGGCGGTGGTGGGCGGCACGGTCGATGCCGCTCGGGGCGGTGAGGCCGATCGGCCGGAGTGTTGCCTCGTGCCGGTACGCGGCCTCGTGACGACGGTCGGGCCCGGGCCGGTGGTCGGGCTCGTGGCGGCGGTCGTCCTCGGGCTGGTGGTCCGCTTCGGGCCGCTGCCCGGGCGCGGGCAGGTGCCCGGCCTCGTTACTGATGGTGCTCACTGGTGCTTCCAACTCCCCCGGTGGATGGGTTTCCCTGGGTGTCTGTGCGGAGTGTCCGTCCGGCGCGCTGCGCTAGCGCCGCGGCGCTAGCGCAGCGCGCCGGACAGGTCGCCCCACAGGTGGGCGACGGTCTCCACACCCTTGAACAGCAGGTCCAGCTCGACTTTCTCGTTCGGCGCGTGCCAGCCGTCGGACGGTACGGAGATGCCCAGGAACAGGACCGGCGCGGCCAGTACGTCCTGGAGGTCGGCGGCGGGGCCCGAACCGCCCTCACGGGTGAAACGGATTTTCGCGCCGTCGAAGGCCTTGCTCATCGACCGTACGACCGACTGGAGCGCCGGGTGGTCGAGGGGCGTCAGGCAGGGGCGGGTCGGCGCGCCGAAAGTGATCTTGTGCCGGATGCCGTCGGGGACGCGGGCGGCGACCCAGTCGCGCACGGCTGTTTCCAGTGCGTACGGGTCCTGGCCGGCCACCAGGCGGAACGACAGCTTCAGCATGGCGGAGGACGGGACGATCGTCTTGCCGCCGGGGCCCTGGTAGCCGCCACCCATGCCGTTGACCTCGGCGGTGGGGCGGGCCCAGACCCGCTCCAGGGTGGAGTAGCCGGCCTCGCCGAGCGTCCCGTACGACTTCGCGGTCGCCAGCCAGGAACTCTCGTCGAAGGGCAGCTCCGCGATCAGCGCCCGCTCGGCGTCGGTGAGCTCGGTGACGCCGTCGTAGAAGCCGGGGATCGTGACGCGCTCGTCCTCGTCGTGGAGCGCGGCGACGATCCGGGCGGCGGCCGTGACGGGGTTCGGGACGGCGCCGCCGAAGGAACCGGAGTGGATGTCCTGGTCGGGGCCGTACAGCTCGATCTCGCAGT
Proteins encoded in this window:
- the nudC gene encoding NAD(+) diphosphatase translates to MGLTAPSGIDRAAHHRLDEAWLAAAWSHPTTRVFVVSGGQVLIDDTPDGRTELVMTPAFEAPVTETHRYFLGTDTDGVSYFALQKDSLPGRMDQSARPAGLREAGLLLSPRDAGLMVHAVALENWQRLHRFCSRCGERTVIAAAGHIRRCPACGAEHYPRTDPAVIMLVTDEEDRALLGRQVHWPEGRFSTLAGFVEPGESIEQSVAREVFEEAGVTVGEVEYVASQPWPFPSSLMLGFMARATSSEINVDGDEIEEARWFSREELRAAFESGEVLPPYGISIAARLIELWYGRPLPKPGTLA
- a CDS encoding dipeptidase; the protein is MSDTPDSAVHTVRTYTEQHRAAFLDDLVEWLRIPSVSAQPEHAPDVRRSAEWLAGKLRETGFPVAEVWETEGAPAVFAEWPAGEDDAPTVLVYGHHDVQPAAREDGWDTDPFEPVIRGNRLHARGAADDKGQVFFHTLGVRAHLALTGRSAPAVNLKLLVEGEEESGSPHFRALVEGHRERLAADAVVVSDTGMWSETTPTVCTGMRGVADCEIELYGPDQDIHSGSFGGAVPNPVTAAARIVAALHDEDERVTIPGFYDGVTELTDAERALIAELPFDESSWLATAKSYGTLGEAGYSTLERVWARPTAEVNGMGGGYQGPGGKTIVPSSAMLKLSFRLVAGQDPYALETAVRDWVAARVPDGIRHKITFGAPTRPCLTPLDHPALQSVVRSMSKAFDGAKIRFTREGGSGPAADLQDVLAAPVLFLGISVPSDGWHAPNEKVELDLLFKGVETVAHLWGDLSGALR
- a CDS encoding mycoredoxin, whose protein sequence is MQGSLTMYSTTWCGYCRRLKSQMDREGIAYTEINIEQDPESAAFVEKANGGNQTVPTVLFADGTTLTNPSLAQVKQKIGA
- a CDS encoding ATP-dependent DNA helicase UvrD2, encoding MTSATHSTLFPQAPGPSQFPAPPADADAVLDGLDPEQRAVATALHGPVCVLAGAGTGKTRAITHRIAYGVRAGILQPSSVLAVTFTNRAAGEMRGRLRQLGAGGVQARTFHSAALRQLQYFWPKAVGGELPRLLERKVQLVAEAGARCRVRLDRNELRDVTSEIEWAKVTQTVPADYPAAVAKALRDAPRDPAEIGQIYAMYEQLKRDRGAIDFEDVLLLTVGILQDRHDIADRIRGQYQHFVVDEYQDVSPLQQRLLDLWLGDRDNLCVVGDASQTIYSFTGATPDHLLNFRTRHPNATVVKLVRDYRSTPQVVHLANGLLAQARGRAAEHRLELVSQRAPGPDPVYAEYGDEPAEAEGTARRIRDLIAAGVPAGDIAVLYRINAQSEVYEQALADAGVPYQLRGAERFFERAEVREAGVALRGAARAGGNDSLLDDAEDLPAQVRAVLSTKGWTSEPPAGSGAVRDRWESLAALVRLAEDFARARPGATLGDLVAELDERAAAQHAPTVQGVTLASLHSAKGLEWDAVFLVGLTEGMMPITYAKTDEQVEEERRLLYVGVTRARLHLSLSWALARAPGGRASRRPSRFLSGLRPGSTAPGARPPSAGGGGVEHARGTAAGTRRGRRGPVRCRVCGATLTDAGEMKLMRCEDCPSDMDEALYERLREWRADQAGRLGQPPYCVFTDKTLMAIAETVPATDGELARISGVGARKLDRFGADVLAICAGQEPGEGDGED